From the genome of Primulina huaijiensis isolate GDHJ02 chromosome 11, ASM1229523v2, whole genome shotgun sequence:
AACTACCTGATTTTGCTTACTCGTGTTATTCTAGCTCTTTTGCTTCATTTGTTGCCTCTGTTCATCGTCTCTTTGAGCCATTATCCTATAGCGAAGCTGTTGGTAATCCACTTTGGCAGAAGGCTATGGCTGAGGAACTGACGGCTCTTCATCAAACTCATACATGGGATTTCGTTCTGTTGCCACCAGAAAAGCACACCATTGGCTCTCGTTGGGTCTACAAGATCAAAACCAAATCTGATGGATCAATTGAACGATACAAAGCTCGTCTTGTTGCTAAAGGTTACTCTCAGAAGCATGGCATGGATTATGAGCAAACATTTGTCCCCGTTGCTAAAATCACGACAGTTCGTACTCTAATTGTTGTTGCTTCTATTCGTCGATGGAGACGTAgccagatggatgtcaagaatGCCTTCTTGAATGGTGATCTTCATGAAGAAGTTTTTATGGCTCCTCCTCCTAGTGTTGCTCACCAACATGGTGAAGTTTGTAGACTTCGTAAGGCTCTTTATGGTCTGAAACATGCTCCTCGTGCTTGGTTTGAGAAATTTTCTATTGTGGTTACTTTGCTTGGGTTTATTCCTAGTCATCATGATTCAGCATTATTTTTCAAGTGTACTCGTGCAGGTCGTATACTTCTGtctttatatgttgatgacatgataataactagTGATGATATTGATGGTATTGAGGCTTTGAAGTCTGAGTTAGCTCGCTGCTTTGCTATGAATGACTTATGTTTGCTACGTTACTTTCTAGGAATTGAGGTTGCCTATTCTCCAAAGGGTTATCTTTTATCTCAGTCAAAGTACATACCGGATTTGTTTGAGCGTGCACGTCTATTTGATAACAGGACAGTTGATACTCCTCTTGAGACCAATGCTCGGTACTCTCTGTCGATTGGACCTTCTTTGCCAGATCCTACCTTATACCGTACTATTGTTGGCAGCTTGGTTTATCTCATTGTGACTCGTCCAGATATTGCGCATGTTGTTCATGTAATAAGTCAGTTTGTCACTGCACCAACTACAGTTCATTGGGCTGCTGTTTTTTGCATTCTCAGGTATCTTTGGGGCACTCAGTTTCAGAGTCTTTTGTTTCCTTTTACTTCCTCCTTAGAGATGCGTGCATACTCTGATGCCGATTGGGCTGGCGATACCACAGATCGTAAGTAAACCATTGGCTTCTGTATTTTTCTTGGAGATTCTCTTATCTCTTGGAAAAGTAAGAAACAAGTTTTTATCTCTAGATCTTCCACCGAATCAGAGTATCGTGCCATGGCTTCAACCACTTGCGAGATTGTTTGGTTACGTTGGTTGCTTGCGGATTTCGGTATCTTTCTTCGTCATCCAACTCCGTTATATTGTGATAATCAAAGTGCAATTCAGATTGCACGCAATTCAGTTTTTCATGAGAGGACAAAGCACATTGAGATCGATTGTCACGTCACTCGTTATCATCTCCAACTTGGCACCATCACGTTACCTTTCGTTACTTCTTCTCTGCAGATAGCTGATATGTTTACCAAGGCACATTTCACTTCGTGCTTCCGTTTTTTATCTGACAAACTCTCAATGCTTTTAGCTGTAGCATCGTGAGTTTGAGGGGGATGttagaatatattatttttagttatcaAGGGTTGATTAGTCATTTTACTCTTTTTGTGTTTACcctaactatataaatataattctttgtattatttattcaatttacAGTACTGCGACTTGAGTTTTTTGCTCAATCTCTATTTCTTCAGTCAATACACGTGAAGGGGGACTGCATTTTTAAACAAACAGAAATTAACAAAAGGAGGTAGTCTGCTGCTTTGATGCAAAGGTGGTtcttgttttatatatatttaacatGTTGCATTTTGGTTACATGAATTGTCATGTGAAATGAAAaagaggaaatttttttatttgaaaaatactgTATCCGAATTATTATATTGTAATTGTATGATTGATTGATATTAACAATGAACAGCTTGATATTTTTTAGCACGGTTCAATTAATATTTACTGGATGCTCGTCCAGTGAGgaatgttttgtattttgttcaaCAGGTGGGCTGTAGAACTCCTTTTGAGCTTACTTGATTATTGTATCTGTGTATTTTTTGGTTACAACTTTATCAGTTTTCTCTCTAGCTAAGAGATAGTTGTCATTTGTAAATTTGTTCTAGTACTTAAAACCTGAGACTCTCACTTAGCTAATAGGTTTTTAGGCCACATCTCtagaatattaattaataattggaTTTTTAAAGTCATCGCTTTTATGTATGTTAATCAATAGATTGGGGTAGGGTTGTATTTGTTGCTCATTAAATCACTAGATTCATTCTCTCACGTTAGACCATTATACTCtcttttacaataataagttgAGATAGTATTCAAATGCATATGAGGGTATATTTATGATTAATGTGATCGCTTGGATTCttttttgatttgattttattttatttttctctttgcCTACTTAGCTTGCTTCAGATCTTGGCAGCCTATGTTTCTTTAAATAGTTTTTTTGGTTTGTGTGAGCTCTCGTTTCCTTTCCACAATCATGTTGCATGTGTTTTTCTAAACAATATCTCATGCAGGTCAACTTTTACCAGATACGTGCGCGAAACTCCTCCCTCTGGCGCTTAAATGACGATGTGAACTCCTCCCCGATGCCTTCAAATTGAAAGACTGAAGAAACAATGTACCGTGTTCTCTGCAAAAGTGCAAAAGTAATTAAAAATCTAGAACTCCAcagtttgttattttaaaaaagcaGTAAATCTCTGCGATGATACACCCCTGTAATTGTACTGTGTTCTCTTCTTGAAACAGAATTTGTGAGTTCTTCAAATGTGTACTTTTCTCTCTTTTCCTGTTTTGATGCAGAAGAAATAAAGTTGGTTCTTGGACGTAATTGTACTGTGTTGTCTTCTTGAAACAGAATTTGTGAGTTCTTCAAATGTgtatttttctctcttttgcTGTGTTGATGTAGAAGAAATAAAGTTGGTTCTTGGACGTAATTGTAATGTGTTGTCTTCTTGAAACGGAATTTGTGAGTTCTTCAAATGTgtatttttctctcttttcctGTGTTGATGTAGAAGAATAAAGTTGGTTCTTGGACTCTATCGGTGCAGTTAGAAGACTtgcgttttttttttacattccGTTTCGCTATTGTTTGCAGGTTTTAATTGTTTCGCTGGGAGTCATTTACTCTTcgaagaaacaaatttttttattttttttattcctaactgtcaaaaattttatttcacttgatttattttaagttgtctATTATCGAAAAAAGAATTTCTCCAATAATTgataaatttattcaaatatcatttaattaagaatttaatataATTGCATTAGAGTTTGTTTActatctatattatatattattaagtgtgagaccATTATAGTAACTAAATTAGaggatattaaaatatttaatttcataattatcttTCTTATCCTACTAAAAATGACAtcaagtcactccatattttacataaaaaaatctaaacaaaattttccttttaaattgaacaattcttctaaattgaaaataattttgtgttaattgtttagtattatttgatcaaattaaaaataataataacgcatGTAATGTGTACGCATCTTTTActagttttaaaaaaacatgagTGCAATTTATGACTcttaataaaatcacaaaaacttctgtaatacggtctcacgggtcaatttcgtgaaacagatattctatatgggtcactcacgaaaaaatattattttttatgtcaaatatattaatttttattgtaaatatggacatgattgatccatctcacgaataaagatctgtGAGATCGTCTTATGAAAAAcctactttaataaaatatcccaataagtaattaattaaagattgAGTGTAACTTCGGATACAGAAGTTgtgaactaaaaaaaaaaacttaaacaaGTCCAGTCTTTAAAAGTGtctttattataaatataaaaaaataaaaacggtTTTCACATCTATACTATTTTAATAAGTTTGAGACATTTAGAGTAACTaattttggtgtcatggtctgttttaataattatatatattaataaaatgttaaatttttaatgcaAGTTATATGTAGTTCAGCGAATAGAGTCATTGTTTTTTGGGGGTTTAGGTTATATGTTCAATTCTTAATgagttcatttttttattcttttatttttgaatttatttttaaatttatatatcaaaattacagtgtagtccctcactatttcttataattatattttgatcatcatttaaatataaatcaaatgaattataaaaaaatattatacaagtgCACTAGTTTTTATGAACAATTGGCTATCGACCATCTAAAGCTCCTTCTCGTGCTATCTTTTAGTTTTAACTGAACGAAATATCAACAAACTTGTTCTTCAAGTACATTCCCATATTTGTTGTTctgttattatcaaattcctgTCTCTTGCATGAGCTGTGGTTGTTGTTCAGTTTGCTGACATTATACTAGTCAAGCTCTGCATGTTGTAAACTCGAATATATCATCTCCATAGTTAACCTTACTCTTTTTAATATATAGATTCTTTTACGTGGCTGCAAAGAATCAAGGTTGCCCTTGGGATTGCTAGCCTCCTCAAATTTTTGCATACTGGATATCCACAGTACCCACCTTTCgtagttcgcaatcttgatgcTGCTCATATATTGCTTGATGAGGTGCATTTTGGATGCCCTACactcatcaaaatatttatgctAGTACGAAACATACAAGTAATAATTATTTCACTTGTCATGCAGAACGGTTATCCAAGGTTATGTGATTTTAGCATGATAACTGGTGGAATTCTTCCTGATAGAACACTTGATAAAAACGATAATGTCCATGGATGTTATGGTCACATGGACCCTTACTCTGGGAAGAAAGGTATTTCATTTTCATATAGTATCCTCATGAATAAGCCTTAAGAATTTATTCTAATTTGCAGCTCTGCCCCTCACATTTTATTCATTACCTCTAAACAGAATTGAGTTTGAAATTGTTGATTGATTTATGGTTttgtttaaatgttttttaGCTTGAAATGTCTTGATATTTTTTCTTTGAGGAACAAAACAGAACGGAACATATAGTTTGGCTTGTTTAGATGATTATGTTGCTACAATGATTTGTTTTGAATCTATTTAGCTAATTTTCTACATGTAATAATATATTTCCTTGCTAATGGATGTCGTGGTGGCCTGGAGGGATAATAGTAATCTGTTTACATTGCTGATACATAGAGATTGGTGAACTAGGAATTGGGAGAATGATGTATTTGTGTCGTAAAGAATAATGGAAAAGGTCCAGAAGGTGTGTCATGTGTGTAGAACACATAAAAGCTATTGATACACGATATGCACGGTTGAATGAAAGGATATAGAGATAAGGTTGCTTTGAACAAAACAAAGTTGTCACTATTTGTAAGGAAGAGTTAGAGTTATTTCCGTTTCCTTTTTTTTTGGGGGTGTGTGTGCGGCGCTAAGAAATATTTAACTGATAGTTACAGCTTTTTGGTACGATGATTTATGTATAACCATGAACAGATGTCTCGATATGTAGTTTATTGGAGGCCGAGTGCATATAAAATAGAACTATTAATGTCATTAAATTAACTTAAATAGTTTGAACTAGCAAAAAGAATTGTGAACTCCGAAGAAATATGAATTTCGATATTCGATATATTGCtatttgtttcatttatttCTGTCCATTGTGATTATTATGAGCAAGCTGTGAGGAGTTATTTTTGTAGCTAGAGTCCTCTTGAGTCTACAGCATTGTAATGGATTCAATAGCAGACTTTTAAGCTGGTTAAAGGGCAAACACCATAACTGAAATTGGGTGTATAGACTTCGTTTACTCTTGAAATGCAAACTAATGATCATTCTATGCTCAATGTTGTAATTGGCGGGAGGCGGTGGCAGGAGGGTCAGTGACCGTCTACCGCCTAGGAAGTGACTAagcggttgaatttttttagcaattttttataggtaataaataagaatatataaTCATGCAATGTGATTACAACTAATCATCactttttatgtaatatatgtaattaaataatgtttatgcataaaaaaacttcataaaatataatacaatttAGACAAAGTGCAGatacatatataaattcaaaCTAACAAGATGATTAAGGCGGTGACTGGAGGCGGTTTGACAAAGGCGGATAGCCTCAGACCACCTATAGAGACCGCCTTAGACAAAGGCGGGGCGGTCGAGGGCCGCCTACGCCTAGG
Proteins encoded in this window:
- the LOC140987643 gene encoding probable serine/threonine-protein kinase PBL21, translating into MSCDSFTWLQRIKVALGIASLLKFLHTGYPQYPPFVVRNLDAAHILLDENGYPRLCDFSMITGGILPDRTLDKNDNVHGCYGHMDPYSGKKGNCSDKQDVFAYGIILLCLITKKVYTEEDRQARLPFDHEWAHREYKASESDSDKKTVQRSLVHESFTSNPLHLFNDRL